A single region of the Pseudorhodoplanes sp. genome encodes:
- a CDS encoding GNVR domain-containing protein yields the protein MQERVTTGRPHLHRIPITKAVETGEFISLSDINRFIRQYFWTIAGPLLLSVAIACVYLFFATSIFIARSQILIDPKTPILREQTGEVNFSLDSAQVESHIAVLRSEKIAAAVIAKLGLEDDPEFQDASKLNIGKLLAWRAPEENNAESTFVKARGAITAFSAGLVIRRVGLSYAIEIAFSSASPEKAALIANATAEAYLRDQIESKSESARQASRWLEVRLAELRAQMNIATLRVQAFRAKHDYSVDVRPEDITEPNRLQDSNTNIDVGPKKPTLEELETTAETYRKIYESFLQAYTASVQRQSYPVSDARVITLAARPLAKSYPRTTLVLALALLIGLTIGFALAITRHSLGGTRT from the coding sequence ATGCAAGAGCGCGTAACAACAGGGCGACCACACTTACACCGGATACCAATTACGAAAGCTGTTGAGACCGGAGAATTCATCAGCCTCTCCGACATCAATCGGTTCATTCGACAATATTTCTGGACAATAGCCGGTCCACTGCTTCTTTCGGTGGCTATTGCGTGCGTGTATTTATTCTTCGCGACATCGATTTTCATCGCCCGATCTCAGATACTCATTGATCCCAAGACACCGATACTTCGTGAGCAAACTGGAGAAGTGAATTTCTCTCTGGATTCAGCCCAGGTTGAAAGTCACATCGCTGTTTTGCGATCAGAGAAAATTGCTGCGGCCGTAATTGCAAAACTTGGCCTTGAGGACGACCCCGAATTTCAGGACGCTTCGAAATTGAACATTGGCAAGCTATTGGCGTGGCGTGCACCAGAAGAGAACAACGCGGAATCAACTTTTGTTAAGGCGCGCGGCGCCATCACAGCATTCAGCGCCGGCTTAGTCATTCGCCGAGTGGGCCTATCGTATGCCATCGAAATCGCATTTTCGTCTGCGAGCCCAGAAAAAGCTGCCCTCATCGCCAACGCGACAGCGGAAGCGTATCTACGTGATCAGATTGAATCGAAGTCGGAATCGGCACGACAAGCCAGTAGATGGCTAGAGGTGCGTCTTGCCGAACTGCGGGCACAGATGAATATCGCGACACTTAGAGTTCAGGCGTTTCGGGCAAAGCACGATTACAGTGTCGACGTGAGACCAGAAGATATTACTGAGCCTAATCGTCTGCAAGATTCGAATACGAACATCGATGTTGGCCCAAAGAAACCCACGCTTGAGGAGCTCGAGACGACGGCCGAGACGTATCGCAAGATATATGAGAGTTTCCTTCAGGCTTATACCGCTTCCGTTCAGCGGCAGTCCTATCCTGTCTCCGATGCACGAGTCATTACGCTTGCCGCACGACCGCTTGCCAAAAGTTATCCGCGAACCACGTTGGTGCTGGCCTTGGCACTGCTGATTGGACTCACGATTGGTTTCGCACTTGCTATCACGCGACACAGTCTTGGCGGTACGCGAACATAA
- a CDS encoding OmpW family protein encodes MIKNLLSAICLALVAAAFSPTLTSAADMPVKAVSPVSVWNPWMIRLRAIVVDPRDDTTFDQLPGGNANWSTSVVPELDITYFFTPNIAAELILGVTPHKATGKGTVIGGAAPGLNMDGLPIGKTWLLPPTLTLQYHFTNFGAFKPYVGAGVNYTVFFSEKAANIPGGNPAVRISSLSIDNAFAPALQAGFDYMIDRHWGINVDVKKLFLRPKFEAAVNDGAIPLTGKARLDPWIVGGGLTYKF; translated from the coding sequence ATGATCAAAAACCTTTTAAGCGCAATATGTCTTGCTTTGGTAGCTGCGGCGTTCAGTCCAACCTTGACCTCTGCAGCGGATATGCCCGTCAAGGCTGTGTCGCCGGTTTCCGTGTGGAATCCATGGATGATTCGTCTGAGGGCGATCGTCGTCGATCCGCGCGACGATACAACCTTCGACCAATTGCCGGGCGGCAATGCAAACTGGTCGACGTCGGTCGTGCCTGAACTCGACATCACCTATTTCTTTACACCGAATATCGCGGCCGAACTGATCCTCGGCGTCACGCCGCACAAAGCCACCGGCAAAGGGACTGTCATCGGCGGCGCCGCGCCGGGATTGAACATGGACGGCTTGCCGATCGGCAAGACCTGGCTGCTGCCGCCCACGCTGACACTACAATACCACTTCACCAATTTCGGCGCATTCAAGCCGTATGTTGGCGCCGGCGTGAATTATACGGTGTTCTTCAGCGAGAAGGCCGCCAACATACCAGGCGGAAATCCGGCGGTCCGCATTTCGAGCCTCAGCATCGACAATGCCTTCGCGCCCGCCTTGCAGGCCGGCTTCGACTACATGATCGACCGGCACTGGGGAATTAACGTCGACGTTAAAAAGCTGTTCCTGCGTCCGAAATTCGAAGCGGCGGTCAATGACGGGGCAATCCCGCTGACCGGCAAGGCCCGGCTGGACCCGTGGATCGTCGGCGGGGGCCTCACTTACAAGTTCTGA
- a CDS encoding Rieske 2Fe-2S domain-containing protein: MLDKTAGHNRPGFNGPGYDYDYLIQDDRVHQSIYTDPAIFTAEMTHIFGAVWVYLAHESQIPKNDDFITTKLGLRPIIVLRDSDGVIRALYNRCTHRGTTLCRLEKGSAHIFRCPYHGWTFNNTGKLRNVPWPDGYASDFKDSKFNVAQVPRVESYRGFIFGTLNMDAPSLDDYLGPVKGPIDEWLDRHPGGKIAYCEANRLMYRGNWKLAYDNSCDGYHVVFSHRSLLDMENRLVNEADKGMSFYKGRPDSAPMYMKYFGHGHHFKDKRPNMEIKPGAMWAIEGPHPGMEHYEAELRRRFSARADEALDLAASEPVNINVFPNLSILGNHIQVIEPLNHYETNTIWYGTAVVDDEGVWGDALPLINALRMRTQEGFPNFGEVDDLANFEEIQRGLAAFEDEWVYMHRGMDIPGRISGDADGVITAPATDEMFMREYIKEWKRLMQTEPNIQIKREP; the protein is encoded by the coding sequence ATGCTGGACAAAACCGCGGGACACAACCGGCCCGGCTTCAACGGCCCTGGTTACGATTATGATTATCTGATCCAGGACGATCGCGTTCATCAGTCGATCTACACCGACCCGGCGATCTTCACCGCGGAGATGACGCATATCTTCGGTGCGGTCTGGGTGTATCTCGCGCATGAAAGCCAGATCCCGAAGAACGATGATTTCATCACGACAAAGCTCGGTCTGCGGCCGATCATCGTGCTGCGCGATTCCGACGGCGTCATCCGCGCGCTTTATAATCGCTGCACGCATCGCGGCACGACGCTATGCCGCCTCGAAAAGGGCTCCGCGCATATTTTCCGCTGTCCCTATCACGGCTGGACCTTCAACAATACCGGCAAGCTGCGCAACGTGCCGTGGCCGGACGGCTACGCCAGCGATTTCAAGGATTCAAAGTTCAATGTCGCGCAGGTGCCGCGCGTTGAGTCCTATCGCGGCTTCATCTTCGGCACCCTTAACATGGATGCGCCCTCGCTCGACGATTATCTCGGTCCGGTAAAAGGCCCGATTGACGAATGGCTGGACCGCCATCCTGGCGGCAAGATCGCCTATTGCGAGGCCAACCGCCTGATGTATCGCGGCAACTGGAAGCTCGCCTACGACAATTCCTGCGACGGCTATCACGTCGTGTTCTCGCACCGCTCGCTGCTCGACATGGAGAATCGCCTGGTGAACGAGGCGGACAAGGGCATGTCGTTCTACAAAGGCCGGCCCGACAGCGCGCCGATGTACATGAAATATTTCGGGCACGGCCATCACTTCAAGGACAAGCGCCCGAACATGGAGATCAAGCCGGGCGCGATGTGGGCCATCGAGGGGCCGCATCCCGGCATGGAGCATTATGAAGCTGAATTGCGCCGCCGGTTCAGCGCGCGCGCTGACGAAGCCCTCGACCTCGCGGCGTCGGAGCCGGTCAACATCAACGTGTTTCCGAATCTCTCCATCCTTGGCAACCACATCCAGGTGATCGAGCCGCTCAATCACTACGAGACCAACACGATCTGGTACGGCACCGCGGTCGTCGACGACGAAGGCGTCTGGGGCGACGCGCTGCCGCTGATCAATGCGCTGCGCATGCGCACGCAGGAAGGCTTTCCGAACTTTGGCGAGGTCGACGATCTCGCCAATTTTGAGGAGATCCAGCGCGGGCTCGCCGCGTTTGAGGACGAATGGGTCTACATGCATCGCGGCATGGACATTCCCGGCCGCATCAGCGGCGACGCCGACGGCGTGATCACGGCCCCAGCGACCGACGAGATGTTCATGCGCGAATATATCAAGGAATGGAAACGGCTGATGCAGACCGAGCCGAATATTCAGATCAAGCGGGAGCCATGA
- a CDS encoding aromatic-ring-hydroxylating dioxygenase subunit beta, with protein sequence MSATAMHDPSKTSYYVNDDLYDEIIAAFTNWQRDDLAVIDPVERDMFRRLLEQEARLLDKDQLEEWLKLFAAECVYWAPATVTGGDPRREVAISFDDRRRMEDRVYRLRTGFAWSQKPKSRTVRMVSNVEVFRTDKPNVRMVRASFQICEFRGFETRSLPGWAGYRYVEQNGRWEIQARQVNLLECDQCIRNPSIVI encoded by the coding sequence ATGTCCGCAACCGCGATGCACGATCCGTCGAAGACGTCTTACTATGTCAATGATGACCTTTATGACGAGATCATCGCCGCTTTCACCAACTGGCAGCGCGACGATTTGGCCGTCATCGATCCCGTCGAACGCGACATGTTCCGCCGCTTGCTGGAGCAGGAGGCTCGCCTCCTCGACAAGGATCAGCTGGAGGAATGGCTCAAGCTGTTTGCAGCCGAGTGCGTCTACTGGGCTCCTGCCACCGTCACCGGCGGCGATCCGCGCCGCGAGGTGGCGATCTCGTTCGACGATCGCCGCCGCATGGAAGACCGCGTCTACCGTTTGCGCACCGGCTTTGCCTGGTCACAGAAACCCAAATCACGAACGGTGCGCATGGTATCGAATGTCGAAGTGTTTCGCACTGACAAGCCCAATGTGCGCATGGTGCGCGCCAGTTTTCAGATCTGCGAGTTCCGCGGCTTCGAGACACGCTCCCTCCCGGGCTGGGCGGGCTATCGCTATGTCGAACAGAATGGCCGCTGGGAGATCCAGGCGCGGCAGGTGAACCTGCTGGAATGCGATCAGTGCATCCGCAATCCCAGCATCGTCATCTAG
- a CDS encoding NAD-dependent epimerase/dehydratase family protein, which produces MKRKRVLVTGGAGFVGSHIVDLLVQIGCDEIIIIDNMTTGRPENLIGSLQSGKVKLVVGDIRNRLLLKELIDGVDTVFHQAALDTLHCIVEPRLALEVMVDAVFNLLEQCVRASVRKIVTASSASVYGIADVFPTTEHHNPYSNRTLFGAAKCFGEGLMRSFNEMYGTDYVALRYFDVYGPRMGNKEFHAKVLFRWTERVAAGLPPIVIGAGSQTMDMLHVNDVARANILAAISPVSDIALNVGSGKETSLLNLARILARVMGRPDLEPVFWEGRTNLVARRVADVDAARRTIGFESSVSLTDGLEGFVEWWRGRSVTPQDALG; this is translated from the coding sequence TTGAAACGGAAACGTGTCTTGGTCACCGGCGGAGCCGGCTTTGTGGGGTCACATATTGTCGATCTGCTTGTCCAGATCGGATGCGACGAGATTATTATTATCGACAATATGACGACCGGGCGGCCCGAAAACCTGATCGGATCGCTTCAATCTGGCAAGGTGAAGCTTGTCGTTGGTGATATTCGAAACAGATTGCTGCTCAAGGAACTCATCGATGGCGTCGATACCGTTTTTCATCAAGCCGCCCTTGACACTCTTCATTGTATAGTCGAGCCGCGGCTTGCTCTGGAGGTCATGGTTGACGCTGTGTTTAACCTCCTTGAGCAGTGCGTTAGGGCGAGCGTTCGTAAGATCGTCACGGCCTCCTCCGCATCGGTTTATGGCATCGCCGATGTTTTTCCCACGACGGAGCACCACAATCCCTATTCCAATCGAACGCTGTTCGGCGCAGCGAAATGCTTTGGCGAAGGTCTCATGCGTTCGTTCAACGAAATGTATGGAACGGATTACGTCGCCCTGCGCTACTTTGACGTCTATGGGCCCCGGATGGGTAACAAAGAATTCCATGCGAAGGTCTTGTTCCGCTGGACTGAGCGGGTAGCCGCCGGTTTGCCGCCGATCGTCATAGGCGCCGGCTCCCAGACGATGGACATGCTACATGTGAATGACGTTGCCAGGGCAAACATCCTCGCCGCAATTTCACCCGTGTCGGATATCGCGCTTAATGTCGGCAGCGGCAAGGAAACATCGCTCCTGAATCTCGCCCGCATTCTGGCGCGGGTCATGGGCCGACCGGACCTGGAGCCTGTATTTTGGGAAGGACGTACGAATTTAGTGGCTCGGCGCGTCGCCGACGTAGATGCTGCGCGCCGTACCATCGGCTTCGAATCCAGCGTTTCACTGACGGATGGGTTGGAGGGTTTTGTCGAGTGGTGGCGCGGACGCTCAGTCACTCCCCAAGATGCGCTTGGGTAA
- a CDS encoding LysR family transcriptional regulator, with protein sequence MSKPTAARAGQTLRRRVRLRQLELLAALDHAATLSQAAREVWLSQPAASKLLGTLAQDLSIELFERVGRTLRPTAAGRALIRHAASFISNLDRAQADLDAIEGGLIGVTALGAGIGACYVLVPRALSLLLEKAPGIAVTLREGPMEEMLSMLRDGRLDMVVGRVDSALVDRDFVLDELYDPPIHIVAGPRHPLVKNRPVSWATLADQEWILPQEGTPMRTGIERIFQRVRRRPSRCMFESSSIQTNVSLLNARDMLWVLSADISDYFERLGLLAVLPVESLCGPAALSAVRLRGRSLSPPAMRLLDCIHAAARQLPGQHDGKPRKPSRNRDRKA encoded by the coding sequence ATGTCTAAACCCACGGCCGCGCGCGCGGGACAAACCTTGCGGCGCCGCGTCCGCTTGCGGCAGCTCGAATTGCTGGCCGCGCTGGATCACGCGGCGACATTGAGCCAGGCGGCGCGGGAGGTATGGCTGTCGCAGCCCGCCGCATCCAAACTGCTGGGGACGCTGGCGCAGGATCTCTCGATCGAATTGTTCGAGCGCGTCGGCCGCACCTTGCGGCCGACGGCCGCCGGGCGCGCACTGATCCGGCATGCGGCGAGTTTCATCAGCAATCTCGATCGCGCCCAGGCTGATCTCGACGCTATTGAAGGCGGGTTGATCGGCGTCACCGCCCTCGGCGCCGGGATTGGCGCCTGCTACGTTCTGGTGCCGCGCGCGCTGTCGCTGCTGCTCGAAAAGGCGCCGGGCATCGCCGTGACGTTGCGCGAAGGCCCGATGGAGGAGATGCTTTCCATGCTGCGCGACGGGCGGCTCGACATGGTCGTGGGGCGCGTGGATTCCGCGCTGGTCGACCGCGATTTCGTGCTCGACGAACTTTACGATCCGCCGATCCACATCGTCGCCGGCCCCAGACATCCTCTCGTGAAGAACCGCCCAGTGAGCTGGGCGACGCTGGCGGACCAGGAATGGATTTTGCCGCAGGAAGGCACGCCCATGCGTACCGGCATCGAACGCATTTTTCAGCGCGTGCGGAGGCGGCCGTCGCGCTGCATGTTCGAATCGTCGTCGATCCAGACGAATGTCAGTCTGCTCAATGCGCGCGACATGCTGTGGGTGCTGTCGGCGGATATTTCGGACTACTTCGAGAGGCTGGGCTTGCTGGCGGTCCTTCCGGTGGAGAGCCTCTGCGGACCGGCCGCACTCTCGGCGGTGCGGTTGCGCGGCCGCAGCCTGTCGCCGCCTGCGATGCGTCTGCTGGATTGCATTCACGCCGCTGCGCGGCAATTGCCCGGCCAACATGACGGCAAGCCAAGGAAGCCCTCCCGAAATAGAGACAGGAAAGCTTGA
- a CDS encoding sugar transferase, whose translation MKPFAAASNYSADQQGTVSANFRRAPPSVPLGGAPKRAMDIAIALCAITLLLPLLVIITGLIKLTMGGPTIFAHPRVGYNGKLFKCYKFRTMVRNAEEALRLHLANDPKAAEEWHRTRKLRSDPRVTVLGHLLRKSSLDELPQLINVLRGEMSCVGPRPIVLEELQEYGASSEDYFKARPGLTGIWQVSGRSNVNYARRVALDCAYIRNWSIWGDIIILAKTVFVLTNFDETA comes from the coding sequence ATGAAACCATTTGCAGCTGCATCAAATTATTCGGCCGATCAGCAAGGCACGGTATCCGCCAATTTTCGCCGCGCGCCGCCCTCAGTGCCTCTCGGAGGCGCGCCAAAGAGAGCCATGGATATCGCGATCGCTCTCTGCGCGATCACATTGCTTCTGCCCTTGTTGGTAATCATCACTGGACTGATCAAGTTGACGATGGGCGGACCGACGATATTTGCCCACCCCCGCGTTGGCTATAACGGGAAGCTGTTCAAGTGTTATAAATTCCGCACCATGGTCCGTAATGCAGAAGAAGCGTTGCGTCTGCATCTCGCAAACGACCCAAAGGCTGCGGAAGAATGGCATCGAACCAGGAAGCTAAGAAGTGATCCGCGCGTTACTGTCCTGGGCCATTTGCTGCGGAAATCGAGCCTTGACGAACTGCCTCAGCTAATCAACGTCTTGCGCGGCGAAATGAGCTGCGTTGGGCCACGACCGATTGTCTTGGAAGAATTGCAAGAATACGGCGCCAGTTCCGAAGATTATTTCAAGGCAAGGCCAGGCTTGACAGGCATCTGGCAGGTGAGCGGCAGAAGCAATGTCAACTATGCGCGGCGTGTTGCCCTCGACTGCGCTTACATAAGAAATTGGTCCATTTGGGGAGATATCATCATTCTCGCCAAGACAGTTTTTGTCCTGACAAACTTCGATGAAACCGCCTAG
- a CDS encoding alpha/beta hydrolase codes for MSEEIWRGMTREELDAAYNNTAAVKHSAATLADWTRRSADLRAAHPELLNLSYGPRPRNKIDLFRCGKSGAPLFVFIHGGYWQRNSKEIFSCMAEGPLAHGFDAAIIGYTLAPEATLTEIVAETHAAIRWLRSQGPRHGVGNAALVVSGWSAGGHLAAMAMSLEEVDAGFPISGIFDIEPCRLNYLNEKLRLSEKEVETLSPIYHLPRESKPMIIAFGASELPELQRQSRDYAKARGEAGLPTRLLALATHDHFSILEELYKPGGKLTAALFRLLHA; via the coding sequence ATGAGTGAAGAGATCTGGCGCGGGATGACCCGCGAGGAACTGGATGCCGCCTACAACAACACTGCCGCGGTCAAGCACAGCGCGGCCACCCTTGCCGACTGGACGCGCCGCAGCGCCGATTTGCGCGCCGCGCATCCGGAATTGCTGAACCTGTCCTACGGGCCGCGGCCGCGCAATAAGATCGACCTGTTCCGCTGCGGCAAGTCGGGCGCGCCGCTCTTTGTTTTTATCCATGGCGGATACTGGCAGCGCAATTCCAAGGAAATTTTCTCATGCATGGCGGAAGGTCCGCTGGCGCACGGATTCGATGCCGCCATTATCGGCTACACATTGGCGCCCGAGGCCACGCTCACTGAGATCGTCGCCGAGACGCACGCCGCCATTCGCTGGCTGCGGAGCCAAGGTCCACGTCATGGCGTCGGCAATGCAGCGCTGGTGGTGTCAGGCTGGTCGGCGGGCGGGCACCTTGCCGCGATGGCGATGTCATTGGAAGAGGTCGATGCCGGCTTTCCGATCAGCGGCATCTTCGACATCGAGCCCTGCCGCCTCAATTACCTGAACGAGAAGCTGCGACTGAGCGAAAAGGAGGTAGAGACGCTCAGCCCCATTTACCATCTGCCGAGAGAATCCAAGCCGATGATTATCGCATTCGGCGCATCGGAATTGCCCGAGCTGCAGCGCCAATCGCGGGACTATGCCAAGGCGCGCGGCGAGGCCGGGCTTCCGACGCGCCTCCTGGCGCTAGCGACGCACGACCACTTTTCCATTCTGGAAGAGCTTTACAAACCCGGCGGCAAGCTCACCGCCGCGCTATTCCGCCTGTTACATGCGTGA
- a CDS encoding response regulator transcription factor, producing MRNLRNEDTGVFNISWMHSSIKPLDQDSLGFNSGLRDLGSRSEIDVATDEPLAPVIVVIEKRAFVRECLTRSLKLISGHNVNSFPSVDSWLAVSDSILASFVVLCVAGKPDEAEMRRDLSLLAQSHNPLPTIILSDVEEPDEIIRALNNGARGYIPTSVPLEIAVEAMRLVKAGGVFAPASSLVAMRPSTKHITSSAHVDNGPFTARQTAVVEALRRGKSNKIIAYELNLRESTVKVHIRNIMKKLKAKNRTEVAYMTNDMLRPTSR from the coding sequence ATGCGCAATCTCAGAAACGAAGACACCGGTGTTTTCAACATTTCCTGGATGCATTCCTCCATCAAACCGCTCGACCAAGATTCACTAGGTTTTAATTCTGGGCTAAGGGACTTAGGGTCACGGTCCGAAATAGATGTCGCGACAGATGAGCCCCTGGCCCCTGTCATTGTCGTTATTGAAAAGAGGGCCTTTGTCCGCGAATGTCTGACGCGCAGCTTAAAGCTGATATCGGGACATAACGTAAATTCCTTTCCAAGCGTCGACAGCTGGCTGGCCGTTTCCGATAGCATTTTGGCCTCGTTTGTCGTGTTGTGTGTCGCAGGAAAGCCAGACGAGGCGGAGATGCGTCGTGATCTTTCCTTGCTTGCGCAATCGCATAATCCACTGCCGACAATTATCCTTTCTGATGTCGAGGAGCCCGATGAAATTATCAGAGCGCTGAATAACGGAGCGCGCGGATACATTCCGACGAGCGTTCCTCTTGAGATTGCCGTCGAAGCGATGCGTCTCGTCAAAGCAGGGGGCGTTTTTGCGCCTGCAAGCAGCCTTGTAGCGATGCGACCGTCCACAAAACACATTACGTCATCAGCGCACGTGGACAATGGTCCTTTCACCGCGAGGCAGACCGCAGTGGTTGAGGCACTACGACGAGGAAAATCAAACAAGATTATTGCGTACGAACTCAACCTGAGGGAAAGCACCGTCAAGGTACACATCAGAAACATCATGAAGAAGCTCAAGGCCAAGAACAGAACCGAAGTTGCCTATATGACCAATGATATGCTGCGCCCCACCAGTAGATGA
- a CDS encoding glutamine synthetase family protein: protein MLYRSSKSGNPRSTKAIPFIERFGLWTAEQKRRAAEIKRRVEKDKLRLIRVVWSDTHGHARTKELTVPAFLSALSNGYNINVATTTLDASGARTFSSFTPGGGMGLEEMTGSPNLTIVPDPATFRVLPWAPGVGWILCDEYFNTGIPFHFSPRQLLRRQIGRLTEQKKGLVVGLEVEWYLLRVADDCLGAENIGIPGTRGKPIRTIPAEPGYSYHSESNFDLMQPVLSQLAEHFETIDLPLRSIENEWGPGQVECTFAPRSALEAADNLILFRSATRQICRRMAYFATFMARPAIKGYYSSGWHLHQSLVDASGKNLFMPPKKGDPLSQLGLQYLGGLLAHAQGATPFTTPTINGYRRFRPNSLAPDRATWAYDHRGVMLRVLGAPGDGATRIENRAGEPSANPYLYMAAQIVAGLDGVANKRDPGPQELNPYASQYPLLPNNLEDALKALEVSDIFRAQFGEVFMDYFLRLKRNELGRYARWREDHGRQAPADEPSDWEQNEYFDFF, encoded by the coding sequence ATGCTTTACCGATCCAGCAAATCGGGAAATCCCCGATCGACCAAGGCTATTCCCTTTATCGAGCGTTTCGGCCTCTGGACCGCCGAACAGAAGCGCCGCGCCGCCGAGATCAAGCGCCGCGTCGAAAAAGACAAGCTGCGCCTGATCCGCGTGGTCTGGTCCGACACGCACGGTCATGCCCGCACGAAGGAGCTGACTGTCCCCGCTTTCCTGTCGGCGCTCTCGAACGGCTACAACATCAATGTCGCGACGACGACGCTGGATGCGTCCGGTGCGCGCACCTTCTCCTCGTTCACGCCGGGCGGCGGCATGGGCCTCGAGGAGATGACCGGCTCGCCCAATCTCACGATCGTTCCCGATCCAGCGACATTCCGGGTGCTGCCTTGGGCGCCCGGCGTCGGATGGATTCTCTGCGACGAATATTTCAACACCGGCATCCCCTTCCATTTCTCGCCGCGGCAATTGCTGCGCCGGCAGATTGGGAGGCTGACCGAGCAGAAGAAAGGCCTCGTCGTCGGCCTGGAAGTCGAATGGTATCTGCTGCGCGTTGCCGATGATTGTTTGGGCGCGGAGAATATCGGCATTCCCGGCACGCGCGGAAAACCGATCCGCACAATTCCGGCAGAACCCGGCTACTCGTATCACTCCGAATCCAATTTCGACCTGATGCAGCCGGTGCTGTCACAGCTCGCCGAGCATTTCGAGACCATCGATCTGCCATTGAGGTCGATTGAAAATGAATGGGGCCCGGGTCAGGTCGAATGCACCTTTGCGCCGCGTTCGGCACTTGAGGCCGCCGACAATCTCATCCTCTTCCGCAGCGCGACACGACAGATCTGCCGCCGCATGGCCTATTTCGCCACCTTCATGGCGCGGCCTGCAATCAAGGGTTATTACTCGAGCGGCTGGCATCTGCATCAGTCGCTGGTCGATGCAAGCGGCAAGAATCTGTTCATGCCACCAAAGAAGGGCGATCCGCTGTCGCAGCTCGGTCTGCAATATCTCGGCGGACTGCTCGCGCATGCGCAAGGCGCGACGCCGTTCACCACACCCACCATCAACGGCTATCGGCGCTTCCGGCCGAATTCGCTGGCGCCCGATCGCGCCACCTGGGCTTATGATCATCGCGGCGTGATGCTGCGCGTCCTGGGCGCGCCGGGCGATGGCGCGACGCGCATCGAGAACCGTGCCGGGGAACCTTCGGCCAATCCCTATCTCTACATGGCGGCGCAGATCGTCGCCGGCCTGGACGGTGTTGCCAACAAGCGCGATCCCGGTCCGCAGGAGCTCAACCCTTACGCGTCACAATATCCGCTGCTGCCGAACAATCTCGAAGACGCGCTGAAGGCGCTCGAGGTGTCGGACATTTTTCGCGCGCAGTTCGGCGAGGTGTTCATGGACTATTTCCTCAGGCTCAAGCGCAACGAACTCGGCCGTTATGCGCGCTGGCGCGAGGATCACGGCCGCCAGGCGCCGGCCGACGAGCCGAGCGACTGGGAGCAGAATGAGTATTTCGATTTCTTTTAA